The following coding sequences lie in one Apium graveolens cultivar Ventura chromosome 3, ASM990537v1, whole genome shotgun sequence genomic window:
- the LOC141715214 gene encoding uncharacterized protein LOC141715214 — MPSGPAQVHPEAGGKMSSILRVAKRCLEQEIAAGPKAVSSALVREEGGIQIPIYYVSQVIKDAETRYPNLEKFALALVHSSKKPRQHFQVREIRVVTDQQLGKIIHKPDASGRLVNWDIELSQFNIKFVSRTAIKAQALAEFVMECTFPERKLPSPQEITPEGTKPGTEFWKLYVDGSSTAERSRAGLILISPEGFTIQQAITFGFKATNNHAEYEALISGLKLAKSLGISKMIVYSDSQIVVKQTSGEYIAKDPTLAQYQTMVRNILEATPDITILQINREENSKAYELSKLMQNTSDLVSSVYFEELKVPSTERAEILCIGSPDNWMTTYIAYLRDGTLPEDQNKARYLKHKAAHFFLEDGQLYRRTFSAPTLKCVDPDEANYCFREVHEGICGDHLAAKSLAYKVIRQGYYWPTVHSDSIAYVKKCPQCQKFSNVPRQSPSLPASVLSPIPFAVWGIDIMGPFPRAKGDLRYVLVAINYMTKWAEAKAMRTINQQDCIKFMDSIVMRFGLLVVLVSDNGPQFIGSEFEAYLKELGIKHKRASVAHP, encoded by the exons ATGCCTAGCGGCCCTGCGCAGGTTCATCCCGAAGCTGGCGGAAAGATGTCTTCCATTCTTCGAGTTGCTAAAAGGTGCCTGGAACAAGAA ATCGCCGCTGGCCCCAAGGCTGTCTCTTCAGCACTGGTCCGGGAGGAAGGAGGAATACAGATCCCCATCTACTATGTCAGCCAAGTCATCAAGGACGCCGAGACTCGGTACCCAAACTTGGAAAAATTCGCCTTGGCCCTTGTACACTCCAGCAAGAAGCCGAGGCAACACTTCCAAGTCCGAGAGATCAGAGTGGTCACAGATCAGCAGCTCGGGAAGATCATTCACAAGCCAGATGCCTCCGGAAGGCTGGTTAACTGGGACATTGAATTAAGCCAATTTAACATAAAGTTCGTGTCACGCACGGCGATAAAGGCCCAGGCCTTAGCCGAATTCGTCATGGAATGCACCTTCCCGGAGCGGAAACTACCCTCCCCCCAAGAGATAACCCCGGAAGGAACCAAACCGGGAACGGAATTCTGGAAGCTCTATGTTGATGGATCATCCACGGCCGAAAGGTCCAGAGCGGGCCTCATCCTAATCAGCCCGGAGGGCTTCACCATTCAACAGGCAATAACTTTTGGTTTCAAGGCAACGAATAATCATGCTGAATATGAGGCGCTCATCTCCGGGCTCAAATTGGCAAAATCTCTTGGTATTTCAAAGATGATCGTTTACAGTGATTCTCAGATTGTGGTCAAGCAAACCAGTGGAGAATATATCGCGAAAGATCCAACATTGGCACAATACCAGACAATGGTACGGAATATCCTGGAAGCCACCCCAGACATCACCATACTTCAGATCAACAGAGAAGAGAACTCCAAAGCATATGAGCTATCCAAGCTCATGCAAAATACTTCGGACCTCGTCAGTTCAGTGTACTTCGAAGAACTCAAAGTACCCAGCACAGAACGAGCTGAGATCCTGTGCATCGGGAGCCCAGACAATTGGATGACCACCTACATAGCTTACTTAAGGGATGGGACGCTCCCGGAAGACCAGAATAAGGCCAGATACTTAAAGCACAAAGCTGCTCATTTCTTCCTGGAAGATGGTCAGTTATACAGAAGAACCTTTTCAGCACCCACCCTGAAATGTGTGGACCCAGATGAGGCCAATTATTGCTTCCGAGAAGTCCATGAAGGCATCTGCGGAGACCACCTGGCGGCCAAATCTCTAGCTtacaaagtcatcagacaaggATATTACTGGCCCACAGTCCACTCCGACTCCATCGCTTATGTTAAGAAATGCCCCCAGTGCCAGAAATTCAGCAACGTTCCCAGGCAAAGCCCCAGCCTTCCAGCATCGGTATTATCTCCGATCCCATTTGCTGTTTGGGGCATAGATATCATGGGCCCCTTTCCCCGAGCAAAAGGTGACCTCCGCTACGTCCTGGTGGCCATTAATTACATGACAAAGTGGGCAGAAGCCAAGGCCATGAGGACAATCAATCAACAAGATTGTATCAAGTTTATGGATTCCATCGTCATGAGGTTCGGGCTCCTTGTAGTTCTCGTCTCCGACAATGGCCCGCAGTTCATCGGGTCCGAATTCGAGGCATATCTGAAAGAGCTCGGAATCAAGCATAAAAGAGCATCGGTTGCGCACCCTTAG
- the LOC141715212 gene encoding uncharacterized protein LOC141715212 has protein sequence MNDTPFKLAYGTEARIPIEIGSHSHRVINFDVISNIEGLKTNLELLDEVRDKAIKRMEGYKEKTKLYFGKKAKIREYEAGDLVLRHTEASDPTNQGKLQPNWEGPYRVKEVLRPGTYKLSYLGGTEVPNTWHGARLRKFYQ, from the coding sequence ATGAATGATACCCCCTTCAAGCTTGCGTACGGTACCGAAGCCCGCATACCAATCGAAATCGGGTCCCATTCCCACAGGGTCATTAACTTTGACGTGATCTCAAACATTGAGGGACTTAAGACCAACCTGGAGCTCCTAGATGAGGTAAGAGACAAGGCGATAAAAAGGATGGAAGGCTACAAAGAAAAGACAAAACTCTACTTTGGGAAGAAGGCAAAAATCAGAGAGTACGAAGCGGGAGACTTGGTACTCCGGCACACCGAGGCCTCGGACCCAACAAATCAAGGAAAACTCCAACCCAACTGGGAAGGCCCCTATAGGGTTAAAGAAGTGCTCCGACCAGGAACTTACAAGTTAAGCTACCTCGGAGGAACCGAAGTCCCAAACACTTGGCACGGAGCCCgcctaaggaaattctaccagtaA